A genomic window from Solanum dulcamara chromosome 11, daSolDulc1.2, whole genome shotgun sequence includes:
- the LOC129873980 gene encoding uncharacterized protein LOC129873980 — protein MAGNIIGGAALGQALRMLSESITQVGKTSVCFDSNFRRLNSMLLSIKPVLEDIETLNKALEGRESEIEIFKKRLEEGEKLVRKSAKIKRYNVCKRWYYSNKLADLEKSTMKFFEVHGLMQTCRDQKKILVALKEEGEKLDEIYAILKNMRLDKSRRI, from the coding sequence ATGGCAGGGAATATAATCGGAGGTGCAGCTCTTGGACAAGCATTGAGAATGTTATCCGAATCGATCACACAAGTCGGGAAAACTTCCGTCTGTTTCGATTCGAATTTTCGACGATTAAATTCGATGCTGCTTTCAATTAAGCCAGTGCTTGAGGATATTGAGACACTGAACAAAGCCTTGGAGGGAAGAGAATCAGAAATTGAAATATTCAAGAAGAGGTTAGAGGAAGGTGAGAAGCTTGTTCGTAAAAGTGCGAAAATCAAACGTTACAATGTGTGTAAAAGGTGGTACTATTCAAATAAATTAGCGGATCTTGAAAAATCGACAATGAAGTTCTTTGAGGTGCATGGCTTAATGCAAACATGTAGAGATCAGAAAAAGATACTTGTTGCCCttaaagaagaaggagagaagTTGGATGAGATTTACGCCATTTTGAAGAATATGAGGCTTGATAAAAGCCGACGTATATAG